Proteins encoded within one genomic window of Prochlorococcus marinus str. MIT 9515:
- a CDS encoding PD-(D/E)XK nuclease family protein has translation MDEVIKLSRSTVEKYLNCPRCCVLDKKHKIKPPSLPFTLNIAVDNLCKNEFDYYRDLQEPHPLFLKHNIEAVPFKHEDIDIWRSNFKGIRYKSFEHQYDFGGAVDDVWQKKNGELIIVDVKATSRNNFDWLETFNKYDYAKAYKRQLEMYQWLFRKNGFKVADEAYLLYFNGKKNEKFFNNQLKFDVHFIKLDCSSLWVESKVIQTVKLLRSNDFPLPSLNCEYCNYLKKRWQLSKIN, from the coding sequence ATGGATGAAGTTATTAAATTAAGTAGGTCTACTGTTGAAAAATATCTTAATTGCCCTAGATGTTGCGTTCTTGATAAAAAGCATAAAATAAAACCTCCATCTTTACCCTTTACTCTAAATATTGCGGTAGATAATTTATGTAAAAATGAGTTTGATTATTACCGCGATTTGCAGGAACCTCATCCTTTATTTCTTAAGCATAATATTGAAGCTGTTCCTTTTAAACATGAAGATATAGATATTTGGAGAAGTAACTTTAAAGGGATAAGATACAAATCCTTTGAGCATCAGTATGATTTCGGTGGTGCTGTTGATGATGTTTGGCAAAAAAAGAATGGAGAGCTTATTATCGTTGATGTAAAAGCAACGTCACGAAATAATTTTGATTGGTTAGAAACTTTTAATAAATATGATTATGCAAAAGCATATAAAAGACAATTAGAAATGTATCAGTGGTTATTTAGAAAAAATGGTTTCAAAGTTGCAGATGAAGCCTATCTTCTTTATTTCAATGGAAAAAAGAATGAAAAGTTTTTTAATAATCAGTTAAAATTTGATGTCCATTTTATAAAGTTAGATTGTTCCTCATTATGGGTAGAAAGCAAAGTTATTCAAACAGTAAAGCTACTTAGGTCTAATGATTTTCCTCTGCCTTCTCTAAATTGTGAATATTGTAATTATTTAAAAAAGCGTTGGCAATTGTCAAAAATTAATTAA
- the mrdA gene encoding penicillin-binding protein 2: protein MEKRKLNNKFPSFNRQPLVFYLITSLSFILILIRLIFLQLLNHETYKKMSDENRIRLIATQPIRGRIIDKNGFILADSRLIYSLIIKPQYVNERLWQKYKSNISKLLNISSDALQKKYSDGLENNQFSITLLDDLKVEQVIKFQENEKMLNGLEISSKIIRNYPYKNVASHVIGYTQPITDSEFNILSKKGYKLNDLIGRTGIEFVFEDHIRGEWGGEMIEVNSSGTFTKSLGTKPSKQGKDIELTIDLNLQLIAEDMLKDKKGGAIIVMDPRDGAIIVMASKPSFDLNFFSKDFKPQKEYDALFNSPAKPLFNRALNAYDPGSVWKIVTAIAGLESGKFPPETFLETKPCITYGSQCFREHNDLGFGTIGYEDALRVSSNTFFYQIGYGVGVDEIYNASKKLGFASLSGIEISEQENIGLVASSQWAKEGRGWGEPGRTPWVPEDIASMSIGQFVVQVTPIQIARAYAAIANGGYLVTPYLVKKEGQPLSYQRPIKIDIDPNNIQIVKNGLRKVVESGTGVAINYGVSNLPPVSGKTGTAEDGEGGPDHAWFVCFTPSENSELLIVAFAQNTPGGGSVHALPMAREILKVWNNKK from the coding sequence TTGGAAAAAAGAAAGTTGAATAATAAGTTTCCTTCATTCAATAGACAGCCTTTAGTTTTCTATTTAATTACTAGTTTATCGTTTATTTTAATATTAATTAGATTAATTTTTTTACAATTATTAAATCATGAGACTTATAAAAAAATGTCTGATGAAAATAGAATTAGGCTAATTGCAACCCAACCAATTAGAGGACGGATAATTGATAAAAATGGATTCATTTTGGCAGATAGCAGGTTAATCTATTCTTTAATAATTAAGCCTCAATACGTTAATGAGAGATTATGGCAGAAATATAAATCAAATATTTCTAAATTATTAAATATTTCATCTGATGCTCTTCAAAAAAAATATTCTGATGGTTTAGAAAATAATCAATTTTCAATAACTCTATTAGATGATTTGAAAGTTGAGCAAGTTATCAAATTTCAAGAAAATGAGAAGATGCTTAATGGTTTAGAAATTTCATCAAAAATAATTAGAAATTATCCATATAAAAATGTTGCTTCTCATGTGATTGGCTATACGCAACCCATAACAGATTCAGAATTTAATATTTTGTCTAAAAAGGGTTACAAATTAAATGATTTAATAGGAAGAACTGGAATTGAGTTTGTATTTGAAGATCATATAAGAGGGGAATGGGGTGGAGAAATGATTGAAGTAAATTCCTCGGGTACATTTACAAAATCTTTAGGGACTAAACCATCAAAACAAGGAAAAGATATTGAATTAACAATTGATTTGAATTTGCAATTAATTGCTGAGGACATGCTTAAAGATAAAAAGGGAGGAGCCATAATAGTTATGGATCCGAGAGATGGTGCAATAATAGTAATGGCTAGCAAACCGAGTTTTGACCTGAATTTCTTTTCAAAAGATTTTAAGCCTCAAAAAGAATATGATGCATTATTTAATTCTCCTGCTAAACCATTATTTAATAGAGCTTTAAACGCATACGACCCAGGTAGTGTTTGGAAAATTGTTACGGCAATCGCTGGTTTAGAAAGTGGAAAGTTCCCTCCTGAAACTTTTTTAGAAACTAAACCTTGTATTACTTATGGAAGTCAGTGTTTTAGAGAACATAATGACTTAGGGTTCGGAACTATAGGATATGAAGATGCTTTACGCGTTTCTAGTAATACTTTTTTTTATCAGATTGGCTATGGCGTAGGGGTAGATGAAATTTATAATGCTTCAAAGAAGCTTGGCTTTGCTTCATTATCTGGAATTGAAATTTCTGAACAAGAAAATATAGGTTTAGTAGCTAGTAGTCAATGGGCTAAAGAAGGAAGAGGATGGGGAGAACCCGGGAGAACCCCTTGGGTTCCAGAGGATATAGCGAGTATGTCTATTGGTCAATTTGTTGTGCAAGTGACACCTATTCAAATAGCTCGTGCATATGCTGCAATTGCAAATGGAGGTTATTTAGTAACCCCTTATTTAGTAAAAAAAGAGGGGCAACCTCTTTCATATCAAAGGCCTATAAAGATTGATATTGATCCAAACAATATTCAAATAGTAAAAAATGGTTTAAGAAAAGTAGTTGAGTCCGGAACAGGAGTTGCTATAAATTATGGAGTCTCTAATTTGCCACCAGTTTCTGGCAAAACCGGTACTGCGGAAGATGGAGAAGGAGGTCCCGATCATGCATGGTTTGTTTGCTTTACTCCTTCAGAAAACAGTGAGTTATTAATAGTTGCTTTTGCACAAAATACTCCTGGAGGAGGTTCTGTTCATGCACTACCTATGGCTAGAGAAATTTTAAAAGTTTGGAATAACAAGAAATAG
- a CDS encoding NAD(P)H-dependent oxidoreductase, translating to MTTSKDLIIISASCGKNLELAQKFQEKSNELKINSEILDLTTFDIPLFNPRFHSKEDIPVEIIEIKEKLFTIEKWIICAPEYNGSIPPILSNLIAWLSVSGDDFRNLFNGQPIAIATFSGGVGLELLTTLRIQLVHLGSQVLGRQLLSSFSKPVDINTVEDIIKRLTQMKKLKL from the coding sequence ATGACTACTTCCAAAGATCTAATAATAATTTCAGCTAGTTGTGGAAAAAATCTAGAACTTGCCCAAAAATTTCAAGAAAAGAGTAATGAACTTAAAATAAATTCTGAGATTTTAGATCTCACAACTTTTGATATTCCATTATTCAATCCAAGATTTCATTCTAAAGAAGACATCCCAGTTGAAATAATAGAAATAAAAGAGAAGCTTTTTACCATTGAAAAATGGATTATATGTGCACCTGAATACAACGGTTCAATACCTCCAATATTATCTAATTTGATTGCATGGCTATCAGTCTCAGGAGATGATTTTAGAAATTTATTTAATGGTCAACCAATTGCCATAGCAACCTTTTCGGGTGGAGTTGGATTAGAATTGCTAACAACATTACGAATTCAACTAGTCCACTTAGGAAGTCAAGTACTAGGAAGACAGCTTTTATCATCATTTAGTAAACCAGTGGATATAAATACCGTTGAGGATATAATTAAACGATTAACACAAATGAAAAAATTAAAACTATAA
- a CDS encoding diflavin flavoprotein — translation MSGINKGLLLQNKNLSTFEITDNITCIRFLDHNKERFELEFNLEKGTSFNTFLIRSNDELFIIHPPEKNYSKTIIKIISTIFDNFNLDKVHIITGHINPKIIETIKAISTKFNKLSITCSNPGFKLISELWNQKNPNSTKFIEVQLPIFNVIKKELHLELESTGLELIPVPTARWPGGLIIYETDQEILISEKIFSAHIATTDWSETNRISTEIERKHFYDCLMAPMSNQIVTIAEKISELEIKTIAPLHGPTIEYSLKSFLNDYIRWGENLSTNNPKISLIYASAYGNTASIGDALAKGINRTAVEVDSINCEFTSNDELIQSIQNADGYLIGSPTLGGHAPTPIVSALGTLLSEGNRDKPVGIFGSFGWSGEAIDLLETKLKDGGFKFSFDPIRIKFSPNKPKIKELEEIGTHFGRKILKKAKQKIRKSDTGMISSKTDPTFQALGRVLGSLCVLTASKGTKENNIKGAMLASWVSQASFSPPGLSISVAKDRSVESLLQIGDSFALNILSDKDFREPLKRFTKPFSPGEDRFEGLDIELTPNNQIIIPDSLAWLEASIKERMECGDHWVIYAEVLHGNILKSDCLTAVHHRKSGANY, via the coding sequence ATGTCAGGAATTAATAAAGGTTTACTTTTACAAAATAAAAATTTATCAACATTTGAAATAACTGATAATATTACTTGTATCAGATTTCTTGATCACAATAAAGAAAGATTTGAACTTGAATTTAATCTTGAAAAAGGAACATCTTTCAATACTTTTTTAATTAGAAGTAATGACGAACTTTTCATTATCCATCCACCTGAAAAAAACTATTCAAAAACAATTATTAAAATAATTTCTACTATTTTTGATAATTTTAATTTAGACAAAGTTCATATCATTACAGGTCATATAAACCCCAAAATTATTGAAACCATAAAAGCTATAAGTACCAAATTTAATAAATTAAGCATCACATGTTCAAATCCTGGTTTTAAACTTATAAGTGAACTATGGAATCAAAAAAATCCTAATTCAACAAAGTTCATTGAAGTTCAGTTACCCATATTTAATGTCATCAAAAAAGAACTTCACTTAGAGTTAGAAAGTACTGGACTAGAACTTATTCCTGTTCCAACTGCACGATGGCCTGGCGGATTAATAATTTATGAAACGGACCAAGAAATACTTATAAGCGAGAAAATATTTTCTGCTCACATAGCAACTACAGATTGGTCAGAGACAAATCGAATCAGTACAGAAATTGAGAGGAAACATTTCTACGATTGTCTTATGGCACCAATGTCTAACCAAATCGTTACGATAGCAGAAAAAATTTCTGAATTAGAAATTAAAACTATCGCTCCTCTCCACGGTCCAACAATAGAGTATAGCCTAAAAAGCTTTTTGAATGACTACATCAGATGGGGAGAAAATCTTTCAACAAACAATCCTAAAATTAGCTTAATATACGCTAGTGCATATGGTAATACAGCTTCAATAGGTGATGCTTTAGCCAAAGGTATAAATAGAACAGCAGTTGAAGTTGATAGTATTAATTGTGAATTCACATCGAATGATGAACTTATACAATCTATACAAAATGCTGATGGGTATCTGATAGGATCCCCTACATTGGGTGGGCACGCACCTACTCCTATAGTAAGTGCTCTTGGAACTTTATTATCAGAGGGTAATAGAGATAAACCAGTTGGCATTTTCGGTAGTTTTGGATGGAGTGGAGAAGCGATAGATTTACTTGAAACAAAATTAAAAGATGGTGGCTTTAAATTCAGCTTTGATCCAATAAGAATAAAATTTAGCCCAAACAAACCAAAAATTAAAGAGCTTGAGGAAATTGGTACTCATTTTGGAAGAAAAATTTTAAAAAAAGCAAAACAAAAAATAAGGAAATCTGATACTGGAATGATATCGAGTAAAACTGATCCAACATTTCAAGCTTTAGGAAGGGTACTTGGTTCACTTTGCGTTCTCACTGCCTCCAAAGGAACAAAAGAAAATAATATAAAAGGAGCTATGCTTGCCTCTTGGGTTAGTCAAGCCAGTTTTTCTCCTCCTGGATTAAGTATTTCTGTAGCAAAAGATAGATCAGTAGAGTCTCTTCTCCAAATAGGAGACTCCTTCGCTCTAAATATTCTTAGCGATAAAGATTTCAGGGAACCTTTAAAAAGATTTACAAAACCTTTTTCCCCAGGAGAAGATCGATTTGAAGGCTTAGATATCGAATTAACACCAAATAATCAAATAATTATTCCAGATTCTTTAGCATGGTTAGAGGCTTCTATCAAAGAAAGAATGGAATGCGGTGATCATTGGGTAATATATGCTGAGGTGTTACATGGGAATATTTTAAAATCAGATTGCCTAACCGCTGTTCATCACCGGAAGAGTGGAGCTAACTATTAA
- a CDS encoding diflavin flavoprotein, whose protein sequence is MITSAKTSTSDMIKVEQKLSVQYKTFAADSSAIRSLDWERSRFDIEFGLRNGTTYNSFIIQGQKLAIIDTSHSKFKKLWFEQLLKEVNPEKIDYLITSHTEPDHSGLIGNLLSLNPHITVVGSKLALKFIEDQIHVPFKSLEVKSGQYLDLGDNPTSGVNHNIEFISAPNLHWPDTIFSYDHGTNVLYTCDAFGLHYCSDEFFDSNQKEIYDDFRFYYDCLMGPNARSVLQAIKRINKLPELKTIAVGHGPLLHNQVNFWKDKYLEWSANKSKGNEFVSVCYISDYGYCDRLSQAISHGISKADAQVQLIDLRSSDSQELTGLITESKAVVIPTWPVNSDNDLKESLGTLFAALKPKQFTAVYDAFGGDDEPIDSLSNKLRELGQKEAFSPLRVRNIPDPIIYQQFEEAGTDLGQLINKKKNIASMKSLDSNLDKALGRLSGGLYVVTASQGENSTFRQSAMVASWVSQASFSPPGITVAVAKDRAIESFMQVGKGFVVNILREDNYQKMFRHFLKRFAPGADRFADVDVISNIANGGPVLSDSLAFLDCKVSSRLETPDHWIIYGIVENGSVSDLSCKTAVHHRKVANHY, encoded by the coding sequence ATGATAACTTCTGCGAAAACAAGTACTTCAGATATGATCAAAGTCGAGCAAAAATTATCTGTACAATATAAAACTTTTGCGGCTGACTCAAGTGCAATCAGATCTTTAGACTGGGAACGTAGTAGGTTCGATATTGAATTTGGGTTAAGAAATGGAACTACATACAATAGTTTTATCATTCAGGGTCAAAAACTAGCAATCATTGATACAAGCCACTCTAAATTTAAAAAACTATGGTTTGAGCAATTACTAAAAGAAGTTAATCCTGAAAAAATTGATTATTTAATTACTAGCCATACAGAGCCGGACCACTCAGGTTTAATAGGCAATCTCTTAAGCCTTAATCCTCACATAACAGTGGTCGGTTCAAAATTAGCCCTTAAATTTATTGAGGACCAAATACATGTTCCATTTAAAAGTTTAGAAGTAAAAAGCGGACAATATTTAGATCTTGGAGATAACCCCACCAGTGGAGTAAATCATAATATTGAATTTATAAGTGCGCCAAATTTACATTGGCCTGATACCATTTTCTCCTACGATCACGGTACAAATGTTTTATATACATGCGACGCTTTTGGATTGCATTATTGCTCTGATGAATTTTTTGATAGTAATCAAAAAGAAATATATGATGATTTTCGTTTTTATTACGATTGCCTAATGGGACCAAATGCAAGAAGTGTTCTGCAAGCTATTAAGAGAATAAATAAGTTGCCTGAACTCAAAACTATTGCAGTTGGTCATGGGCCTTTGCTTCATAATCAAGTGAATTTTTGGAAAGATAAGTACCTAGAATGGAGCGCTAATAAGAGTAAAGGCAATGAATTTGTGTCTGTTTGCTATATAAGTGATTATGGTTATTGTGATCGACTAAGCCAAGCCATATCTCACGGCATTAGTAAAGCAGATGCTCAGGTTCAATTAATCGATTTAAGATCTTCAGATTCTCAAGAATTAACAGGTTTAATTACTGAATCTAAAGCAGTAGTAATTCCAACTTGGCCAGTTAATTCTGATAATGATTTAAAGGAATCTCTTGGTACTCTCTTTGCAGCACTAAAGCCTAAACAATTTACAGCTGTTTACGATGCTTTTGGAGGCGATGATGAACCTATAGATTCATTATCTAATAAATTAAGAGAACTAGGACAAAAAGAAGCTTTTTCACCTCTAAGAGTTAGAAATATTCCGGATCCTATTATCTATCAACAATTTGAAGAAGCTGGAACTGATTTGGGGCAATTAATCAATAAGAAAAAAAATATTGCCTCAATGAAAAGCCTTGATTCTAATTTGGATAAAGCTTTAGGAAGATTAAGCGGTGGTTTATATGTCGTGACAGCAAGTCAAGGAGAGAACTCAACTTTTAGACAAAGTGCTATGGTGGCAAGCTGGGTAAGTCAAGCAAGTTTCAGCCCGCCTGGTATTACTGTTGCGGTAGCAAAAGATAGAGCTATTGAATCTTTCATGCAAGTTGGGAAGGGTTTTGTAGTGAATATTTTACGAGAGGATAACTATCAAAAAATGTTTAGACATTTTTTAAAAAGATTTGCACCTGGAGCTGATAGATTTGCGGATGTTGATGTAATTAGCAACATTGCAAATGGAGGTCCTGTTCTTTCTGATTCTCTCGCGTTTCTAGATTGTAAAGTAAGTTCTCGGTTAGAAACTCCAGATCATTGGATTATTTACGGTATAGTTGAGAATGGAAGTGTATCCGATTTATCCTGTAAGACAGCTGTTCATCATAGGAAGGTTGCGAACCACTACTAA